The Bdellovibrionales bacterium genome segment CAAAGTAATTACTTGTAACAGTGCGCAGGCTCACAAACGGCTGAGTCTCGCCAGTCACATCAAAAAACAGGCGTATGAGATCTCGAACATCATGGTGTAATAACTCAATCACATCGACTGGGAGTGGGCCAATATTCCCGATGGTCTCCGCAAGGGCACTCTCGATCACCGGTAAGTTCTGCCGTACTGACCAGAACTGGAAATCATCATGAATAAGGTCAGAGTTTCTTAACAGGTCTGCCTCAATAAGGTCGTGGGTGCGTTCGTAAAAAGCCAAGTTAATATGGGGCTTCGCCAGGGCTTCGCGAAACAAGATGCTGGATTCCTCCGCCATGGAGACGGCATGTAAAGGTAGATTCACACTCATCCTTTTGCTACGATATTAACGAGTTTGTCTGGTACGACGATCACCTTGATGATCGTCTGACCTGCGACAAGGTCTTGAACTACGTTTAGCGCCAGATCTTCAAGTTCGCATGCAGCAGTGCCCCGCCTCACTTGAAGTCGACGGCGGGGCTTTCCATTTACCGTGATCACAAGTTCGAAGTTATCGTCCTGAAGGAACTCCGAAATGACAGCCGGCCATGGCTGATAATCAATGTACCCTTCGTGAGCTGTTTTTGCCCAAAGTTCGGCCGTGATGTGCGGGCAAAACGGTGAGAGTATTCGGAGAAACATCTCTGCCTGAATGCGAGTCATCGAGGCTGGCTGCTCGTAGGCAGCATTCAAGAACTCCATCATTGCCGCGACTGAGGTGTTGAAATTCAAGTTGTCGAACGAGTCGTTGACTCGTTTCAGTGCACGATGCAGAGCTTGCTCGATCGCTAGCTGGCCAGAATCATCTTTCAATGAGCGGGGCGAAGCCGCAAGGAACTGGGCTTTGACCTTTCCCTCGTCATCGTGAAACAAACTCCATACACGCTTCAGAAATCTCTCGCACCCCGAAATGCCGTCGTCGGTCCAAGGCTTATCATCCGCCAGCGGACCCATGAACATCTCATAAATCCTAAGTACGTCGCAGCCATGGTTCGCGATGACGTCGTCTGGATTGACCACGTTCTTAAGCGACTTGGCCATCTTTGTCACGAAGCGCTCGAGCTTCACTTCGGTGCCGATACGACGCCATTCCTCACCGACCTGTTCCACCTCATCGGTAGGAACAAGGCGCCCTGTGGAGTCGCGGAACGCAAACGCCGTCACCATGCCCTGATTGAAAAGGCGCTTAAACGGCTCCGGTGTCGGCACGAGCTTTAAGTCGAAGAAGACCTTGTGCCAGAAACGGGCGTACAGAAGGTGCATGACGGCGTGGGCTGTGCCGCCGATGTACATGTCGACTTGCTTCCAGTAATTCACAGCATCCTTCGAAAACGGAGCTCCGCTATTGTGCGGGTCCATGAAGCGCAAATAATACCAACACGATCCTGCCCAGCCAGGCATGGTGTCCGTCGAGCGCTTTAGCGGAATGCCAGGGCGGCTTCGCAAGGTGTGGTTCACCCACTCGGGCACGCGGTTGAGCGGAGCAGAACCGTCGTCGCTCGGAGTGAAATTTGTCATTTCAGGAAGGAGAATCGGCAGTTCGCTCTCGTCGACAGGAACGATTGAGTCGTCGGGAGCAAAGGAAAGCGGGAAAGGTTCTCCCCAGTAGCGCTGACGCGAGAAAACCCAGTCTTTGAGCTTGTATGTGACCTTCTTTTGCCCCAAACAGCGAGCTTCCAATTCGGTCACGATACGCATGCGTGCTTCGGCGGAGCTTAGACCGGTGAAGTCTCCTGAGTTTACGAGAGTACCCTCACCGGTATAGCAGTCAGCGGTGTTCATGAGATTCTCGGGTTTAATCACCTCGATTTGACTCAGTCCCATTGCCTTGGCGAATCGGTAGTCGCGTTCGTCGTGAGCTGGAACCGACATCACTGCACCGGTGCCGTAATCGGCAATCACGTATTCTGATATGTAGATAGGAACCTTGCGAGTGGGCAGAAGGGGGTGCTCAACGTAACTGCCCAGAAACATCCCGGTGATCTCTTTTGTCTCGGCCTTGCGCTCAAGTTCTGACTTTGAAGCGACTGCCGTGACGTAGCTTTCGGTAGAAGTTTTTCGATCGGCAGTGGTGAGCTTCCGGACCCACGGATGTTCCGGCGCCAGGACGAGTGCGGTGACTCCGAATAAGGTGTCGGGGCGGGTCGAGAATACTCGAATATACTTATCGCCACCTGAAATCCGGAAGTCAATCTCAGCACCTTCCGACCGACCAATCCAGTCAGACTGCATCTTCTTCACGTGCTCGGGCCACTCAAGAAGGTCAATATCCTCGATGAGGCGGTCCGCATATTCCGTAATTTTGAGAACCCACTGCTTGAGCGGGCGTCGCACGCAAGGATGGTTTCCTCGCTCGGAGCGTCCGTTGATGACCTCTTCATTGGCGAGGACCGTCTTGAGATCCTCGCACCACCAAACTGCGACCTCTTTCTGATAGACCAAGCCCTTTTTATAGAGTTTCAAGTAGAGCCACTGCGTCCAGCGGTAGTATTCAGGAACGCTCGTGTCTATCTCACGGTTCCAGTCGTAGCTGAGTCCAAGAAGTTTCAGCTGGCGACGGAAGTTGTCAGCATTACGCTCCGTCGTGACCCGCGGATGTTGCCCTGTCTGAATGGCATACTGCTCCGCAGGCAAGCCGAACGCATCCCAGCCCATTGGATGAAGGACGTTAAAGCCTTCCATCCGCTTGCGACGAGCAATAATATCGGTGCCGATGTAGCCACTGGCGTGACCTACGTGCAGACCCGAACCGGACGGGTAAGGGAACATATCAAGGACATAATAACTCGGCTTTTTCGGGTCGAAAGACTCCTCACCCGGATTAGGAGTCCTATAGAGATTCTCGGCGTCCCAACGGTCTTGCCACTTCTTCTCAAATTCCTGCGGTTTGTATTGCTTCATTGTTTCCTCGTAAACTCCTATATACATTGCTCTTCTTACCCCGGTCACCCCTCGGCACAGGTTTGTATCACCTTGTCGCGGGACGGTTCGGATGCGATCTCGCGGTTGCTCTGATGAAAGGTGAACATCGCCCGGGCAACCAAGACCACATATAAGCCAGCCACGGAGAAGATCAACAGTAGAGACCAGCCGAAGCTGTGAATGATGGAGGGCATAATCAGAGCGAAGCTGATCCCTCCCGCACTTTCCATGGCGTTAATCATCGTGACGCCGTCACGGATGGCTGACTCATTTTTTCCAAGAAGATAGAGGGATGATCGCCCGATGGTAATAAGAAGGGAATAGATAACCCCAAATGAAAAGGCGAGGATAGCCGCGAGAATTACAGATGATCTATTGGTAGATGCAAGTGCCAAAATCGCAAAAATTGAGAGAAGAAGGAGGAGGAATCCCTTGTTCCCCACGCGGAAGCGGCCATGGACGGCTGAAATCAGAAATCCTGACGCAATGACTCCTGCACTCGAAACGGAGTCAATCAAGCCATAACCTTGCTGGCCAAATGCTGAATGTTTGAGAGCGATAGTCGAAGAAATGATGTTGAAAAGCTTCAGTGACATGACAGGTAGCGCTGCGAGCCCCGCCAACGCGAAGACACTGAGGCCGCCGAGCATTGGGATTGTTTCAGCGAGCGCGAGTTTCCCTTTTGCGTTCGCGCCGGCGAATGTTTCTTCGACCAGCGGGCGTTTCGACAGGTGAATCAAGACCGAAGCCGAAATGAGGAAAGTGGTCGCATCGAACACCATGAACTCGAAGTGCGATAATTTGTTTGAAAGCATTGTGAACGCGCTTGCGCCGCAAAGGTACCCAATTTGGGTCAGGCTGGAGCTCAGACTGTTGTAAGACTCGATTTTGGCGCGAGAAATGAGAGTCGGTAAGCTCGTGAAAAAAGCTGATGAGTAGCAGGTGGCCAATGTTGCTTGGACCACGAGAAAAACCACAATCAGAGGCCATGAAATGAACTCGAAGTGAAGTGATGTGGCAAAAAACAGCACCATTAGTGCACGCAGCACTTCTGCAATGATCATGATTCTCTGGGGGCGGTGCCGCGCCAGGATTTTGTTAATCGTTCCACGTAAGATGAGTGGAGGCAAAGCAAGGCTCACGAAAAATAATGAGAATGCTTCGGCATTGGAAACCAATCTAGAAAATACCGAGATGGTGACAAGGCTCGTGATGGCATTACCGCAGTAGCTTAAAGCTCCCGACGCGACAAGGAACTGATGCGATTTAAAGTTAAGTTTCATTGCAAGCGTCTCCGGTGTAGGTAGTCAAGAATTCGAAATTGAAGTTGGAGCCGATTTTCTCCATATACTCTCGTGCCTCGGCGCGACTGGAGGCCTCGAAGTGGATCATGCCGATTGGGGCCCCCACACAGCTTTCCCATAGTGCGGCAGCTTCGCCCGGCTTCAGAAACGAATGGTAAATCGATTTAATTCCCTTGAATTCGGGAACAGTGAACCCAGTGACGAATCGATTCGAATATCGTCGTGGGAGGTGCACTTTTACATAGCCTCTCCATCGTTCAGTATTTTGCTGAGTAAGATTATTAGGAAGAGATGTAAAATCGATATCTTCGCCTGTTGCTGTGCGGGCCATGAGGTCGGCAATATCGATCATAGCGATAGAAGAGAGACACTCGTCGGCCGGTGAACCGATGAGGCGTGCGTTCAGTTCAATGGGGACTGCTTTACCCGCGCATACCTTATACTCGAGATGACAAAAGCCGTTTTGATAGCCCGTCGCCTCGATAAAGGAAACAAGGGCACCTAGGTCGAGCTCACGTTCGATGACATGCGGAAAAACAAGGAATTCTTCATTCGGGAGATCTGGATCATCGACGCTGGTTTTATCAAAGCCGCCGAGATATCGAACTTCGCCGTCGACAACCAGAAATTCGGCACTACACTCAAATGGGAGACCCGCATCGGACACGATCAGCTCCTGAATCAAAGGGCTACGATCGGAAGCATACATCTCGGTCATCTCATAATCGACGCCCTCGACTTGGAAAGGAACTTTGGTCGACTCCAGCATCTCGATCCACTCGTGCGCGTCTGCTTTCGAACGGCAGAGCTTGACCCCAATCTGACCCTGCAATCCTGCGGGCTTCACGATGACCGGAAATAAATCAACCTCATCGATCGACCGAAAACGTTGAGGAACGGGGAGCTTCGCATTTTCCCAGATCGTATGCACCACGATCTTGTTCGAAAGGTCCTGCTCGGAGCCTTTCCACATGGGGCGAAGTCCGAGAGCGTGGGCGACGGTATTAGCGACGTTGATCGCGGCTTGATGATAGCAAATAACACCGTCGAAAGTCGGCAGTGTCTTCAGCGTTGCGATCAAGCTCTCGACAGGGAGAAAAGGATGGATGATTCGATCGTCACAATACTGAAAGCCCGAAGCACTTTCAATCGGAGTGACGCCGGTCACATGATAGCCAAGCTCTTTCCAGCGAAGCAAAAGATGATCGCGTTTTGTCGGTCTAGGATCGATTACCAAAAGGCGTTTCACTGCTTGTTCTCCGTTTTATTGGTGACTTTGACTTGCGACAAAAACCAGCCACCGAGTTTGAGCGCCTCCGATTCAAGCGCGTTCAGGTCATGGCCGCATAGGCATGCCACACCAATGCGAACGACCGAATTGTCGGCTCGCGAGCCAACCTTTGTTCCCGGAGGAAGTGAAATTTCCACTGGTCGACCACCGTTTCTTAATTGTATCTCGCTGACAAGGGGATAAGATAAAATCGTGCCGGCGTCGCTCGGTAAATAAACCCAACCATGGTAAAGATGATCACGCGAGTTCCTAGCTGGAGTCACTGGGAGACAAAGGCTTACCTCCGCAAATGTCTGAAATAGGTCCAAACCAAAAACATTTTCATGTTGAACACTGATACCTCCACCACCGACTCGCATCGCCGCTTCCGAGAATATCCAGCCCTGGTCGGAAAGAAATGCCTCAACATGAAAGACCCCGTTAAGATGGCCGAGAACGTGAAGAACTTGGGTTAGCCACTTGCGGGTCGTAGAATAAAGTCCTCTCTCGAATTCGGGGGACAATGAAAAACTGCCGCACAGAGCTCCATTTCTTATCTCGATTATATTTGCGAGATAGCGGCCGATGTCCAGGCTCTTGATCTCGCCGTCAAGGATATATCCGTCGAAGTGGTGCTCTCGTCCTTCGATCACGCGCTCAGCAAGAAATGAGCGTTTGCCTGGTGTAGCTCGAATAAAGGCAAGCGCCGAGGCCCAACCTTCAGAGTCATTAATTCGAAAGGTGGTATTGGTTCCCGCTCCTGCCACAGGCTTGAGAATAAAAGGAAAAACGGGAGGCGTTGCATGCAGAACGTCCTCAAGAATCACAAACTCGGCACAGGCGAGTCTAGCTTTGCGAATCAACGATTTTTGATGCGATTTATCCCTCATTCGCAGGATGAGGCCAGAGTCGAGACGGGGTAACCCGAGATGCTCAGCAAGAAACGACGTCGGTAAAAGCGTGTATTCGTCGAATCCAATGACAGCGTCGTAAGTCTCACCAGTATCGATCTCACGAGCAACGCGGTATACGAGAGTTTCGATCTGCATGAAGTTTTCGATTTGTAAAACTCTATCGGCGACGTCGACATCATCGAGGCCCTCATCGATCTGGCCAGCGGTGGCAAGGACATCGACTTGGCAGCCGAGCCTTTTCAACGCGCGAGTCCCTTTCGGACGCCATCCAATCTGAAGTACTCGTTTGGGGGTAATTGGACTCATACTGCTCCCTGGGGCATTCGAGATCCATACTTTTCAAGGTAGGTCTCTGCCATCGAAAGAGAGGTGTGGTAGTTTGTATCTCCGCTCATAGCATATTCTTGCAACCAGTGCTGGAGGTGATCAAGAGACAAGTTAAGTTTGCCTGAAAGAAACAAAGCGCTGCGGAGACTTTTTCTCAAGAGCGAAGATTGTCGGCCTGAGCCCGGCTCAACGCCAGCCGAGATCATTGCGAGGGATGACGCAAGCAAGTCTCGGAGCTTTTCGTCGTCAACACCTCCGTCTGCCAGAGGCTGATGGATAAGGGACGCAAGAACGGGTGAGCCGAGGCTAAACTTTCGCGCAAGAAAAGTCTCGACGCCGAATCCGAACTCGAAACCGAGAACTTGATCACCGGAGCAGATCTCCACAAGATTCCCAAAATCGAAGTGGCTTCCATCATTTTGCAAAATTGCAAACGTAATTCCCGACCCCGAGATACCTGGGATACCGTATGTCCAGCTATAGTATTTTTCAGTTCGGGAGTCGCATTCGAGTTCGATCGACCTAGAGCCCGCAGTCGTGACGAGCTGGTCAAAAAAGTCGTTACGTTGGCTATAGCGGATCATCAGCCTTTCTGCGCCAAGTGATTCAACTCGAATCAGGTAGTCGATCGCGGCGGAGAAAATTTCTCTGGCATGGCTCGCATCCACCAGAACCCACAACGTTGAAATCAAACTCAGGTATTGAAGCCTGATTTCGGAATCGTGAACAACTTGCAGATTTTGAGTTCGTAAGCAGGTCTGCTTGAGCACGACGCCTTTGTTTGGGAGAGTTGCCGTACCAAGAAGGAATGGTTTCAAAGGTACGATGGTCGCATTTGTGAAGAGGAGCGTCGAGTCATCCCGTGGGATAAGAGGTTCCTCGGGCCATTTTAATAGACCTCGCTCTTCAAAGAACTGAAGAAAGCGGAATTCAATGGCCTTTTGTTCCGAAAAAATCTTGCTCGTCATCATTTCTTGAAATCCATGTAAATCATCGACGGACGAGGGCCGTCAGAATGTTGATATTTTCCATCGTAAAGCTTGATTTCACCGACAGGTTGCCAAAACGTTACTTGAGCAATTTTCATTCCAGGATAAATTGTAATCGGCATCGTGGCAAAAAGTTGCAGAGTAGATTTACCAAAGGAACCAATATCAATCAAGTCAGCAGTAATGTGAACAAAAAGCCCTACTCTGGCGATTCCGGATTTGGCATGAATCAAGGGGACAAAATAGTTGCTACCTATCTTTTCCTCGGTCTCAGCAAGAACAAAATCTCTCTTGCCTAAACGTAAACCTTCAGAGGGGATTTCGAAAATATTGTACCTAGACATAACTTTTACGTCTATCATATTTTCATTGTACTTAAGATATTTCGATCCCAAACACAGGTCATAGGAATTAGTAGTGACATGACTTTTCTTGAAGGGCGTAATGCTAATTCTGCCTAAGTTCACTTGTCGCTCTATTTCAGGTCCGGTGAGAATCATTTTACCTCCGTTTTACGGCAAAATAAATTGGTATCTCCTATACCTGTGTTCAAACATAATTGTGACTCCATAGGCTCACAGAAATCTGCATAGTACCTGGAAAATTTTTTATGTTGTCCTTGATTAGTCCAAAAAGAGACTTGCCCGACTTTCATACCTGGGTAAATCTTCAATGACTGGCAGGTGTAAATCTCAAGTGTCCAGCAGTGGCAGCTACCAGTATGACCAAGATTGGCAGAAATCTGTAAAAACATACCGAGCCTGCCTAAAGAGCTCCGCCCGATGAGAGACATGGCAAACTCAGAGCTCCCAATTTTTTCTTTTGTTGCCGCCAAATACAACGTGAATGGCTTAAGAATGAATCCGTCTTGTGGAAGGTCAAATGTTTCAAATACTAAATCCCCTTCAACGTCATGGGATTCCTTTATTTGGTGACCAAGATGATAATTGTAACTGTTAGGATTGAGACATGATTCATCAAAAGGGTCTATAGAAATCCTTCCTGTTTTGGATTCTTTTAGAATTTCGCTACCAGTGAGAATCATAAGTCACCTTCTAAATGCTAAATATTTAGAAAAGTTCAATATATCGTGTCCCATATTCTTCTTGGTCGTATTCAAGCACTAAAACCGAAAAGCCTTGAAATGGTCTTAAGCGGTTTGTTACGTCACGGATTTGAAACAAGCGGTCGTATATTGCCGAAAAGACTTCCGGTCGATCATCATTGAACAACTTCATGGCTCTTGCGACTGTAGATCGACAATAGTGGATCAATTCGCTCTTAGTTTCTTGAACAAGTGAAGATCTCTGTTCATAAAGAACTCTAAATCCGCTATAGTGGCTCATTACGCTTTTATAGGATATTTGGGTGGGTGTGATACCAAGGACATCTCTTGCTTCAATTAATAGATCATCAGGGATAGGTTTCCGCGCAAAAAAAGGTGCTGCAAGGATGCAGCCATTGTGGTCAAAAAAACCGATCAACCGATCAATCATTTGTTTGGGATCCGGAAAAAATCCAAGTGCTCCGCCAACAACAATATGGGTTGGTCTTTTTAAAGGTGAAAATACCGTCGCATCGCCCTTTATAAATGACAAAGCGCCAGAGCTAATCTCACGTTGCGAGTTTCTGTTGGCCGCGTCTATCGCCGGACCACTGAGATCAACACCCTCCCCCGTACATTTTGCAATTTTTTGCAACTCTCTCAGCGAAAATCCGGTGGTACAGGCAATTTCCACTATATGGGATGAAGATGATATGGAAGAATAATTGGCCCACTGGTGAACCGTAGATAGGGAGCCTGGAGGTACATTTGTTTGGTTTATAAGTCCGACGAAATCCGGATATGGAGCGGACACAATTGCATCTAAAACCAGTCTGTCTTGCATTACGGTATCCGTTCATTGACCGTGAATGACTACTTCGAAATTTTGTGTGTAGTTCCATGGCATCCAGTTATCAGGGTTGGACCTGACCAGTTCAAAGTTTTTTTGAATGGACACCATATAGTCAAAAGCGTTGGCCTCACTGATGTCACAAGTTTTTATAACTGAGAGAAGAATGTCGCCCACGAAGGCCCCGTATTCACTTTTAAAGAAGAGGAAGTTTTTTCGGTTTAGAACGGGGTACGGAGCTGTTGCTCGAGGATATTGTTGTCGATGGGGCTCCTGGGTGGCGGAGAAATGCGGTGAGCCCCTTCCAATGCTTCTGCATGTATTTGACGCCGGCTCCTAGTTTTGAATTGGGCTCAAAGGAGTTTGTTGGGAAATACTTTGTCAATCCAGGTTTTGAGTTCCCCCATCGGCTGGGCACTTTTCTCTTGGTGGTATTGGAGGCGCTCTTCGGGGGATAAATTCACATCTTTACAGTGCCGTTCGTTTGCATAGACCTGAGAAATAAGGCCCAGCACAAATTCGCTTTCTCTTTTAAAGTCCTGCTCGATATCCTTAAATTGCCTCCGACCGTGGGTGAGACACAGGTATTTCAATATCTCCTGGGCTCGGTCTTTGATATTATTCATATTCAGAGCATCTGACATGATGGCAATGGGACCCTGACTTTGCCGCCGAGTCAGGAGCTCTTCCAAATTCTCTCCACTGTATTTCCTTCCGGTAAAATATAGAATGATTTTTCCCTCTGGAGTTTCAGAAAGAATGCCCGTGGTGTACATGCCGGTTCTGTTTTTGGTATTTGGCTCCTGAAGTTCATTCTCCTCATGAGGGAGAGAACTCTGGCCTTGGTGTCATCAATATAGAACAACGCTCCCTCCGAAGCCTTTCGGACCATGACCTTCCAAACCAGAATCATCTGGTTGGCCAGGTTTTCCGTCTGAGTCCAGAGTGTTGATCGAGCCACAGGAGCCTGAGCTTTTCTTGTAACTTTTCAAGACGGTAAAATGGCAGAGAGGACTTATAGTGAAGAATGGCTATCATGGCTTTGGCTTGTGCGTCGAATTTTTCCTCCCTTTTCCGATAAACTCAGCCTCAAATATTTTGCCACACAGGTTACAACGAAGTTTCTGGGTCTTGTGAACGCTCACTGAAAGTGGCGGATTGCCCGTCACGCGCACATAAATGCCTGGATTCCAGTTGTACACCCTCCCTTTTTGACAGTCCGGACAAGGGTCCTTTTCCTTTAGATTTACAATCTCATAATTTTGGACACTGGCCGATGGGTAATGATCGTGGCCATGGCGACCACTGCCTCCGGTGTTCCCATGAGCAGGCTTTTTCTCCTGAGGGTCTTTTTGTTGAACTTTCTCTGATTGCTTTCCAAATATCTTGCGCAATCTGGCGATGGTGGCACTTTTCAGTCCCACCAAACGATCTAATTCAATCAAGGCTCTGAGAGAATTGATTAATTCTTGACGAGTTTCTTCCGTTAAGTTTGAGCTCTCAATCTCGTCAATCAGCCGATGAAGCTTCTCATCTGTCATCTCAATGTGGATCTTCTTCTTGGCTTTCAACATCGGAAAAGTCTTCCGCTGATTTCACAAAATTGGAAGTACTTTTCCATTCTGTTTGTGGTGCGGCTAAATCGGGATTTCCATTCCAGATAAGAACTGCCAACTCTGAGGCTCGTAGCTCACCCGAGACTCCTCTCCCGTCCTCCACCACTTAAACGATCCACGACTGAGCCGCTTATGAAATATCCAAAACCCCTGGGAGTCATAAACCAATATCTTGAGAGATTTCCTCGATCTATTGGAGAAAAACAAAGAGCTCCACTCATGGGGTCCTTCTCCATCTGCTCCTTGCAAACTCCACAAAGGCCATCGATTCCCTTACGAAAATCCACAGCTCCGCAGTGGATATAAATCGGTGAGGACGGACTGATTTGAATCACCGATGAATTTCAATCGTCAAATCAGAAAGTCGTAAAACAACTCGAGGTGCCTCAACTGTTAGATCGGGGAAAACTTAATAAAGGGCCCAGAATTGTTTGGCACAAAATTCCTCCGCCGAAGCTTAGAGGCGGATCGTTCCTACTTGCTTTGGATTGAAAAAATCCGGGCGATAAACTGAGTTCTCGACGCAGGAGGCGGTCATCAAATAGCTCTCGCAGACCAAAAATCCGACTCCTCAGTTCATCAGGAAATTTCTCCTGAGGAGATTTCTTCCTGACTCGCCAGGCTTCGATATCTCTCCTTAATTCTTGCAGAAAATCTGAAGTCATTGGTTACCGCCTTTGAAAGTGTCAATCGGCGGATTTTACTTAAAAAAATATCAGATTCCATTCACGGTCAGTGAACGGATACAGTGCTTCACGGGCCAATTTAAACTATCACAGTTTTCGTAATTAAAAATAAAAATTCTCGATTTAAATCATGTTGATTTGAATCAATTGGAAAAA includes the following:
- the dcd gene encoding dCTP deaminase — translated: MILTGPEIERQVNLGRISITPFKKSHVTTNSYDLCLGSKYLKYNENMIDVKVMSRYNIFEIPSEGLRLGKRDFVLAETEEKIGSNYFVPLIHAKSGIARVGLFVHITADLIDIGSFGKSTLQLFATMPITIYPGMKIAQVTFWQPVGEIKLYDGKYQHSDGPRPSMIYMDFKK
- a CDS encoding transposase; translated protein: MYTTGILSETPEGKIILYFTGRKYSGENLEELLTRRQSQGPIAIMSDALNMNNIKDRAQEILKYLCLTHGRRQFKDIEQDFKRESEFVLGLISQVYANERHCKDVNLSPEERLQYHQEKSAQPMGELKTWIDKVFPNKLL
- a CDS encoding class I SAM-dependent methyltransferase, which translates into the protein MQDRLVLDAIVSAPYPDFVGLINQTNVPPGSLSTVHQWANYSSISSSSHIVEIACTTGFSLRELQKIAKCTGEGVDLSGPAIDAANRNSQREISSGALSFIKGDATVFSPLKRPTHIVVGGALGFFPDPKQMIDRLIGFFDHNGCILAAPFFARKPIPDDLLIEARDVLGITPTQISYKSVMSHYSGFRVLYEQRSSLVQETKSELIHYCRSTVARAMKLFNDDRPEVFSAIYDRLFQIRDVTNRLRPFQGFSVLVLEYDQEEYGTRYIELF
- a CDS encoding IS66 family insertion sequence element accessory protein TnpB, encoding MWSLQGADGEGPHEWSSLFFSNRSRKSLKILVYDSQGFWIFHKRLSRGSFKWWRTGEESRVSYEPQSWQFLSGMEIPI
- a CDS encoding leucine--tRNA ligase, whose amino-acid sequence is MKQYKPQEFEKKWQDRWDAENLYRTPNPGEESFDPKKPSYYVLDMFPYPSGSGLHVGHASGYIGTDIIARRKRMEGFNVLHPMGWDAFGLPAEQYAIQTGQHPRVTTERNADNFRRQLKLLGLSYDWNREIDTSVPEYYRWTQWLYLKLYKKGLVYQKEVAVWWCEDLKTVLANEEVINGRSERGNHPCVRRPLKQWVLKITEYADRLIEDIDLLEWPEHVKKMQSDWIGRSEGAEIDFRISGGDKYIRVFSTRPDTLFGVTALVLAPEHPWVRKLTTADRKTSTESYVTAVASKSELERKAETKEITGMFLGSYVEHPLLPTRKVPIYISEYVIADYGTGAVMSVPAHDERDYRFAKAMGLSQIEVIKPENLMNTADCYTGEGTLVNSGDFTGLSSAEARMRIVTELEARCLGQKKVTYKLKDWVFSRQRYWGEPFPLSFAPDDSIVPVDESELPILLPEMTNFTPSDDGSAPLNRVPEWVNHTLRSRPGIPLKRSTDTMPGWAGSCWYYLRFMDPHNSGAPFSKDAVNYWKQVDMYIGGTAHAVMHLLYARFWHKVFFDLKLVPTPEPFKRLFNQGMVTAFAFRDSTGRLVPTDEVEQVGEEWRRIGTEVKLERFVTKMAKSLKNVVNPDDVIANHGCDVLRIYEMFMGPLADDKPWTDDGISGCERFLKRVWSLFHDDEGKVKAQFLAASPRSLKDDSGQLAIEQALHRALKRVNDSFDNLNFNTSVAAMMEFLNAAYEQPASMTRIQAEMFLRILSPFCPHITAELWAKTAHEGYIDYQPWPAVISEFLQDDNFELVITVNGKPRRRLQVRRGTAACELEDLALNVVQDLVAGQTIIKVIVVPDKLVNIVAKG
- a CDS encoding ATP-grasp domain-containing protein — its product is MKRLLVIDPRPTKRDHLLLRWKELGYHVTGVTPIESASGFQYCDDRIIHPFLPVESLIATLKTLPTFDGVICYHQAAINVANTVAHALGLRPMWKGSEQDLSNKIVVHTIWENAKLPVPQRFRSIDEVDLFPVIVKPAGLQGQIGVKLCRSKADAHEWIEMLESTKVPFQVEGVDYEMTEMYASDRSPLIQELIVSDAGLPFECSAEFLVVDGEVRYLGGFDKTSVDDPDLPNEEFLVFPHVIERELDLGALVSFIEATGYQNGFCHLEYKVCAGKAVPIELNARLIGSPADECLSSIAMIDIADLMARTATGEDIDFTSLPNNLTQQNTERWRGYVKVHLPRRYSNRFVTGFTVPEFKGIKSIYHSFLKPGEAAALWESCVGAPIGMIHFEASSRAEAREYMEKIGSNFNFEFLTTYTGDACNET
- a CDS encoding ATP-grasp domain-containing protein → MSPITPKRVLQIGWRPKGTRALKRLGCQVDVLATAGQIDEGLDDVDVADRVLQIENFMQIETLVYRVAREIDTGETYDAVIGFDEYTLLPTSFLAEHLGLPRLDSGLILRMRDKSHQKSLIRKARLACAEFVILEDVLHATPPVFPFILKPVAGAGTNTTFRINDSEGWASALAFIRATPGKRSFLAERVIEGREHHFDGYILDGEIKSLDIGRYLANIIEIRNGALCGSFSLSPEFERGLYSTTRKWLTQVLHVLGHLNGVFHVEAFLSDQGWIFSEAAMRVGGGGISVQHENVFGLDLFQTFAEVSLCLPVTPARNSRDHLYHGWVYLPSDAGTILSYPLVSEIQLRNGGRPVEISLPPGTKVGSRADNSVVRIGVACLCGHDLNALESEALKLGGWFLSQVKVTNKTENKQ
- a CDS encoding deoxycytidine deaminase; its protein translation is MILTGSEILKESKTGRISIDPFDESCLNPNSYNYHLGHQIKESHDVEGDLVFETFDLPQDGFILKPFTLYLAATKEKIGSSEFAMSLIGRSSLGRLGMFLQISANLGHTGSCHCWTLEIYTCQSLKIYPGMKVGQVSFWTNQGQHKKFSRYYADFCEPMESQLCLNTGIGDTNLFCRKTEVK